Below is a genomic region from Candidatus Binatia bacterium.
AACGTACAGCTGAACTTGCCAAGGCGCGTAGTTCAGGTCAAAGCTGACGTAGGGCCAGACCGTCGCGCTGAACTGCCGCGCGATGACGCGAGTCTGATAAACCGTGGCGACCGCGGCGACGGTGCTGATCAGCAGCGCGCAGAGCGCGATGACGAAGTCCAGCCGCAGCCGCGCGTTCATCAGGCCAGCACGAGCTGCTCGTCGCCGACGCCGGCGCTGCGGACAGCGTCGTGGATCATCTGCTCTTGGATCTCGCGCACCGCCCAGCGCGCCTGGGCCGCCGGCGAGAGCTGGTCGACCGGGTCGAAATAGACGAACGCCTTCCCGGGCTTGACACTCGGCGCGGCGTAGACGGCGATGCCGTTCTCGCGATCGTAGTACTCGTACGAGTGGACGTCGCGCTTCCCGCCGCCACCGGGCGCGTCGCAGACGAACGTGGGCGTGTTGAAGCCAGCGGTGCTGCCGCGGACGTATTTCTCGGTGTCGACGGCGGTCGCGATCGTCGTACGCAGCTCCTCGACGCCCTTGACCATGTCGTGCATGTAAACGTAGTAGGGATGCACGTTGACGTGGCCGAGGCGCTTGACCAGCAACTGCATGCGCTCGCGCGTGTCGTTCACGCCGCGAATCAGCACCGATTGATTGCGCGTGAAGATGCCGCGCTCGAACAGCACGCGCATCGCCTTCTGCGTAATCCACGTGATCTCTTCGGGTGCGTTGAAGTGTGTGTGGAGCACGACCTCCTTGCCCATCGCCCGGCCGCGATCGACGATCGCCGTCAGCGCATCGAGCCACTCCGTGTGCGTAAGGAGTTTCATCGGCATGATCGCCGGACCTTTGGTCGCGAAGCGCATCCGCCGCACGTGCGGGATGTCGAGCAGCGCGTTGCCGATCAGCTCGATGTTCTTCGGCGGCAGCTGATATACGTCGCCGCCGGAGATGACGATGTCTTCCAGCTCGGGCCGCTCCGCGATATACGCGAACGCGTCGTTCCACTGCTTGGGCGTCTTGGCGAGCGGGATCTTGTCGACGTACGTCGTGTCCGGCCCGATCGCGTAGCTGCGCGTGCAGAACCGGCAGTAGACCGGGCAGACGTTCAGCGGCAGGAACAGCGCCTTGTCGACGTAGCGGTGCACCAGGCCCGGCACCGGCGAGTCCTCCTGCTCGTGCAGCGAATCGAGGGTCAGACGCGGATGGTCGGGCAGCGACGTCGACTCGAGCGGAATGAACTGGCGCCGAATCGGATCGTCGACGGGATCGTTCCAGTCGATCAGCGCGATCGCATAGGGCGAGACCCGCACGGCCATCGGAGCGACGCGAAAGCCCGCCTCAGCGTCACGATAGAACTCCGGGGTGCAGACCTCGCGAATGGTTTCGAGCAACTCCTCGGCCGTCTTGACCGATTTTTTCTGCTGCCACAGATGATCCAGAAACGTTGTTTCGTCCACATCCGCGTACGCGGGAATGTGCCGCCAGAACTCTCCCTGCTTGAGGTTCTTGTAATCGAACTGCTCCGGCGCTACCGGCGGTTTAATGTGATGGATTTCCGCTTCGATGGTCATAAAAGCTTTTCTCTCTGTCACCCTTCGACAGGCTCGGGGTGACACCGGTATTTTTCTTCGAAATAGGTGCGCAGCGCGGGATGGTCGCGCAGCGTCTGCAGCGCCATGTCGGCATGGCCCTTGGTGTAGCCGTTGCCGATGATCATCGTGACGTCCAGCGCGACGCCCTCGGCGCCGAGCGCCGCCGCCGTGAACGACGTCGACATCGAAAAGAAGTAAACCGTGCCGCCGTCCTTGGCGCACAGGATCGAGGCGAGCTCGGTGCCCGGAACGTTCACGCAGTTGATGACGACGTCGGCGAGACCGGGCGCGACCGCCTCGACCGCTGAGCTCGTCGCGAGCGCGCGTCGCGCATCCGCGACGACCAACTCGTCGATCAAACGGGCGCTGCGCAACAGCGCAGCCGAAACGGTCGACCCGTCCGGCACGAGTCCGATCACGCGGCCGCTCGCGCCGACGCGCGCCTTGGCCTGCGCGCACGACAGCAGCCCGCTCTTGCCGTCGGCGCCGATGACGACGACGGTCTGACCGGGCTTGCAGAGGCGCCATACCTGCGCCGGCGCGCCCGCGACGTCGAGTACGGCCAGGGCGACGCTTTCGTCGATGTCGCGCGGCAGCCGCGCCCACAGGCCGCTCTCGAACAGAATGGCCTTCCCACGCACGCGCACGCGTCCCGTGGCGACGTCAACCTCGTCGACGGCTTCGAGGTACAGCGGCGTGAGCGTCAGCGACACGAGCGAAGCGATGCGGTCGCCCGTCGTTACGTCTATTTTGTCGCGCAGCGCGTCGCCAATCTCGAGGACGCGTCCAACGAACATCCCTCCGCTGCCCGTCACCGGATTGTGTTGTTTGCCGCGCTCGCCGACGATCTCCAGGATGCGCTCGCCGATCCGGCGGGCGTCGAAGTCGCAGGCTTCGCAGAGCTGCCGGAACGACGCCGAGTCGATGTTGAGCGCGTCGACCTCGCAGAGCAACTCGTTCTCGGCCGCGACCGGCGTGTTATCGATCCGCCACGCGTCTTGCGGCATGGCGCCGGCCGGCTCGAGCACTCGATGAGTTCCCAGGCGATGGGGCTTGGCAGGCGCTTTCATTCCCAGCACACCGTCACGCCACCGCGATCGAAGGGCACGCCCAGGACGATCGTCGTCCGCGTGCGCGCCATTCCCGGCGTCCCCTTCAGCCGCGCCAGCAAGTCGTCGAGGTGCTGTGTGGAACGCGTCACGACCTTGCACAAAAACGACTCTTCGCCCGCGACCGAGTGCACCTCGGAAATCTCCGGCATCTCGCTCAACCGCCGGGTGAAATCGTCGTAGTCGCAGTCGGGCGACGTATAGCAGCTGACGAAGGCGATGAGGTGCAGCCCGAGGCGGTTGGCGTCGAGCTGCGCGCTGTACGCGCGGATGTAGCCGCGCTGCTCGAGCCGCTTGACTCGGTCGTGAACCGCCGGTGCCTTGAGGCCAACGAGCGCTCCAAGCTCGGTAAAGGTAGAACGCGCGTTGCGTTGCAACGCGTCCAAGATTCGGAGATCGAGGTCGTCGAGCTCTTCGGTCAACATCGCCATATTCGACATGAAAGGAGGTTTGCCGAACATTCTTCGGCGCGCTAACAATAGCACCCCGCATCCGTTCGGCGCAACCCGGGCGCTATCGGCCGCGGTGTTACTGGCCACGCTGGCGGCCGGGTGCGCCCGGCCGGGCGGGCCCGGCGGCTCGAGCGTGCGCTTCGACCTGGCCGCCGATCCGCGCAACCTCAACCCCTTGTTCCTCAACCCCGACGCGGCCTCAGTCGAGCAGCAGCTCGCCCGCCTCGCGTTCGCGCCCTTCGTCGACCTGGACGCGCGCGGCCGGCCGCAGCCCGAGCTGCTGCAAACGATCCCGACGCTCGCGAACGGCGGCCTCTCGGCGGACGGGCGCACGATCCGGTACCGGCTGCGCCGCGCGCTCGAGTGGAGCGACGGGCGGCCGGTGACCGCGGCCGACGTGCTCTTCACGCTGCACGCGATTTTGGATCCGAGCAATCCGGTGCGCTCGCACGAGGGTTACGATCTCATAGATAGCGCCTATGCGCCCGACGCGCACACCGTCGTGTTTCACCTCAAGCGGGCGTGGGCGCCGGCCGTCATGACGTACTTCTCGTACGGATTCTCACCGCAGTTCGTCTTGCCCGAGCACGTCTTAGCGTCGCAGTCGCCGCTGAGCCGGGCGACCTTCAACTCTGCGCCAACCGTCGGCGACGGGCCGTACCGCTTCGTATCGTGGACGCGCGGCGAGGGGCTGCGTTATGCGGCGAACCCGCTCTATTGGCGCGGCAAGCCGGCGGTCGCGACGCTGACTATCCGAACGATCCCGGATCCGTCGACCAATCTACTGCTGCTGCGCGCGGGCGATCTGGACTGGAACCTGCTCGCGCCGGCGCAGGTCGCCGTCGTGCGCGACGATCCGCGCATCGCGTTCGTCACCGTGCCGACCGCCGTGGTCGCGGGCCTCGCGTTCAACACCGCGCATTTCCCGCTCGACGACGTGCGCGTGCGGCGCGCTATCGCCATGTCGATCGACCGCGAGGCGATATCGCGAAAGATCACGCTCGGGCTGTATCCGGTGACGAACGTTATCCAGCCGCAATTCTCGTGGGCGTTCGATCCGTCGGTGCAGCAGCCGCACTACGATCCGGGGGCCGCGGACCATCTGCTCGACGCGGCGGGATGGCGCCGCGGCCCGGACGGAGTTCGGCGGCACGGCGGGCAAGCGCTGCGCCTCGTCTACGTGCAGTTTCCGGAAACGGCGACCGGCGTGCGCGTCGCGACCGCGACGCAGGCCGGCCTGCGGCAGCGCGGCGTCGACGTCGCGATCAAGGCCGTCAGCAACGCGCAGTTGTTCCTGCCCAACACCGGCGTCCTGGCTCGCGGCACCTTCGATCTGGCCTACGTGCCCTGGACGATGGGAGCCGATCCCGACGATTCGTCGGTGCTCGGATGTGGCGCGCCGTCCAACTACATGCGCTGGTGCGACCCCGCGGTCGAGCGGCTCGAGCGCGCGGCGCTGAGCAGCGTGGACGCCGGCGCGCGCAAGCGTCTGTACGCGCAGATTGGACGCATCGTTGCCCAACAAGTCCCGATCCTCTACCTTTTCAACGCGGACTACGTCTACGCGTATCGAAAACGGCTGCTCGGCTTCGCTCCGAACGCTTTTCTGCCCACCTGGAACGCATATCAGTGGAGGATCCGCGAGGCTCGCTAAGTCATGATCGGTCAGGCCTTGCAAAACAGCTTTGTCGCGGGGAACGCGCGTAAGGCTAGCGAACGCTTGTTCTAAGATGAGCGCCATCCCCGAGAGAGCGGCATCGTGATCGAGTTCTTCTTACGCCGACCGCTCTTCGCCGGGGTGTTGAGCTTCATTGTGCTGCTCGCCGGACTCATCACGATCCCGACGCTGCCGATTTCGCAATATCCGCAGATCTCGCCGCCGACCGTGACCGTCACGTCGCAATACCCCGGCGCCTCCGCCGAGATGGTGACGCGCTCGGTAACGACGCCGCTCGAGATCAACATCAACGGCGCGGACGGTCTGCAATACATGCAGTCGTACTCGAGTGCCAACGGGACGAGCCAGATCGTTTGCACGTTTGCGCTTGGAACCGATCCCACCACCGACCAGACTAACGTGCAGCACGGCGTGGACTTGACGCTCGCGCAGCTGCCTACGGCCGTGCAAAACCAGGGCGTCACCGTTCAGAAGAGCTCCGGCAACATCACGATCGCCGTTGCGATGCTCTCGACTAGCTCCGCCGTTTCCGACGTCGCGGTGAGCAACTACGCGGACCTCAACGTCGTCGAGGAGCTCAAGCGCGTTCCGGGCGTCGGGCAGGTGGCCGTTCTCGGCGACCGCACGTACGGCATGCGCATCTGGGTCGAGCCGCACAAGCTCCAAGCCAACAACGTCTCGCTCGACACGCTGATCGGCGCGATTCGCCAGAACAACGCCGACGTCGCCCCCGGCGCCATAGGCCAGCCGCCCACCACCGGCTCGCAACCGTTCCAGATCCCGATTCAAATCAACGGGCGCCTGCAGAGCGTGGACGAGTTCAAGAAGATCGTCATCGCGGCGCAGCCCAACGGCGGTTTTCTGCGACTCGGCGACCTGGCCCAGGTGCAGCTCGGCGCGCAGAACTACGTGACGTCGGCGCGCTACAACGGCCAAACGTCGGTCGTTCTCGCGATCCAGGGCCAACCGACGGCCAATTCGTTGCAAATCTCGCAGAACGTTCGCGCGACGATGGCGCGCATCGCGCAGCATATGCCGGCTGGCATAGCCTATACGATCGCCTTCGACACGTCCGACTTCGTGCGGGCCTCGATCAAAGAGGTCATCGTCACGCTGCTCATCGCGATCCTGCTCGTAGTCCTGGTCATCTTCATCTTCCTGCAGAATTGGCACAGCACGCTCATCCCGTCCATCACGATCCCGGTGTCGCTCATCGGGACGTTCGCGGCGATGAAGCTGCTCGGGTTCTCGATCAACACTCTGACACTCTTCGGTCTGACGCTCGCGACGGGCCTCGTGGTCGACGACGCCATCGTCGTGCTCGAGAACATCGTGCGCCACATCGTGGACGACAAGATCGATCCCTTCCAGGCCACGGCGCGCGCGATGCGCGAGATCGGCGGCGCCGTCGTCGCGACGTCCCTCGTGTTGATGTCGGTCTTCGTTCCGGTCGCTTTCCTGCCCGGCACGACGGGGCTGCTCTTCCAGCAGTTCGCGCTGACGATGGCGGCCTCGATCGGCATCTCACTCTTCACGGCGATGACGCTGGCGCCGGTCCTGACCTACAAATTCGTGCACGGCGCGGAACCGACGACCAACCGTTTCATGCAGTGGTTCAATTTGCGGCTACGCGCGCTGACGACATGGTATCAAGGCCTGGTGCCGCGGTTGATCCGGCGCCAGCGAATGATGATCGCCATCTTCGTGGGCGGGCTCCTTTTGCTCGGCGTGATGTTCAAGATCACTCCGCAGGGCTTCTTGCCCAACGAGGATCAGAGTCTGCTCTACGTCCTCGTCACGCTGCCGATCCAATCATCGATGGACCAGACGACGGCGGCGGTCAAGAAGCTCGAAGGCATCATGCGCTCGATGCCGCAGGTCGAGGCGGTTACGTCGGGCATCGGATTCGGCTTTGCCAACAACGGAGCGAATCAGGCGACGATGTTCGTGCAGTTGAAGCCGCTCTCGGAACGGCACGGCGTGCAGAACGCAGCGCTCGCGCTGCAATACAATCTGTATCAGAAATTTTCAACCATACCCGGCGTCAAGGCGCTTCCCGCGAACCCGCCGGCGATCCCCGGTCTGGGCTCGACGGGCGGCTTCGCGATCGAGATCGAGGACATCAACAACCTCGGGCTGCCCACGCTCAACAAGATCGGGAACACGGTGCTCGCTCAGGCGCAGGCCGATCCGAAGCTCTCGCAGGTCCGGATTCCCACTACCCTCGTCGGCACGTACCTCGTCACCAAGTTCAATCGTTCCAAGGCCCTCGCGTTTGGCGTTTCGCCGCAAGCATTCTTCGATACCATTAACGCGACGACCGGATCGACGTTCGTCAACTTCTTCGACTACGGTACGCGCTCGTATCAGGTGGTCGTCCAATCCACCGCCAAACAGCGCACCACCCCCGCCGATCTCTCTCGGATCTACGTCCAAAATGCTGCCGGGGCGATGATGCCGGCGAGCCAGTTCCTCGAGACGTCGATGGCGCAGGACAACGTCGCGATCATGCGCTTCAACGAGTACAACGCCTATGAGATCGACGGCAATCCGGGAACCAACGCGAGCTCGGGCGATGCCCTCAACGCGATCCAGCGGCTCGTTATCAAGAACTTGCCGAAGGGCATGGGCTACGAGTGGACCGGCATCGCGCGGCAGCAGGTGCAGAGCGGCCCGCAGACGATCGCAGTCTTCGCCATGGGCCTGCTGTTCGTGTTCCTCGTGCTTGTGGCTCAATACGAAAGCGTATCCACGCCCTTCGTCATCATGCTGGCCGTCCCGCTCGCGCTGCTCGGCGCCATCGGCGCCATCTACATCCGCCGCATCGTCGAGCTGCTCATGATCGTGGTTCACTCGAAGCTAGCGGGACACTTGGTGCCGATTCCAACGACGTCGTCGGACATCTACGCGCAGATCGGCTACGTCATGTTGATCGGGCTCGCCGCCAAGAACGCGATCCTGATCGTCGAGTTCGCCAACCAGTTACGCGAGCAGGGGATGGAGGCCGTGGAGGCCGTGGCGCACGCCGCGGCGACGCGTCTGCGGCCGATCCTGATGACGTCGATCGCGTTCATCCTCGGCATCATCCCGCTCGCGTTCGCGCACGGCGACGGCGCGCAGTCGCGCATATCCCTGGGCACCGCGGTGATGGGCGGAATGGTCGTGTCGACGATCATGAACCTCGCGATCGTGCCGGTACTCTACATCGTCGTGATCGAGATCACGGAACGCAACCCGCGCAAGCGCGAGCCGACGCTCCCGGAGGATTTGCCGCCTCCGCCGATGCCCATTAAGCCTGCCCTGAGCTAAGTCGAACGGCTACAGTGCCTTGACCGCCGCGGCGAGGGCGTCGACGGAGGCCTTCGCGTCGCCGAAGAGCATCGAGGTGTTCGGCATCTCATAGAGCGGGTTCTCGATGCCCGCGAAGCCGGAGCGCATCGAGCGCTTGAGGACGACGACGTTGCTCGCCTTGTCCACGTCGAGGATCGGCATCCCGTAGATCGGCGAGCTCGCGACGTTGCGGGCCGCGGGGTTCGTCACGTCGTTGGCGCCGATCACGAGCGCGACGTCGGCCGTTGGAAACTCTGGGTTCACGTCCTCCATGTCGAGCAGCTGGTTGTACGGGACGTTGGCCTCGGCCAGCAGCACGTTCATGTGACCCGGCATACGCCCGGCCACGGGATGGATCGCGTAGAGCACCTTCACGCCGCGTTTTTCGAGCTGGTCCGCCAGCGCCTTGACGCTGTGCTGCGCCTGCGCGACCGCCATGCCGTATCCCGGAACGAATATGACCTTGGACGCGTACGCGAGCATGACGGCGACGTCGTCGGCGCTCGTAGCGCGGATCTGCTGGGGACCGCCCGACGCCGCGACCACCGTACCGCCGGCCGCGCCGAACGCGCCGAAGAGCACGTTGGTCAACGGGCGGTTCATCGCGCGGCTCATCGCGACGGTTAAGATGGTTCCGCTCGCGCCGACGAGCGCGCCGCAGATGATCAGCAGTGTGGAGTTGATCTCGAAGCCCGTGATCGCGACCGCGACGCCGGTGAACGAGTTGAGCAGCGAGATCACGACCGGCATGTCGGCGCCGCCGATCGGTAAGACGAAGAGCACGCCCAGCAGCAGCGCGGCGACGATCAGGGCGACGAACGCCCAGGCAGGCAGCGCTCCGAGCGTCGCGACGAACCACACGGCTAGCCCGAGTATCGCCAGCAAGACGACGGCGTTGACGACCTGCTGCCCGGGATAGGTGAGCGGACGGCCCGTCATGACCTCTTGCAGCTTCAGGAACGCGATGATCGATCCGGCAAAGCTGATGCAGCCGATGATCGCGGAGAGCACCAGCGAGACGGCGACGACGTCGTCGAGCGTGCCCGCCGGACGCGCGACGAAATACTGCACTGTCGAGATCAGCGCGGCCGCGCCGCCGCCCGCGCCGTTGTAGAGCGCGACCATCTGCGGCATCGCCGTCATCTTCACTTTGATGGCGGCGTAGATGCCGACCACGCCGCCGATCGCGATGCCCAGCGCGACTGCCGGCCAGCCGACTCCGCCGGTCCGCGCGAGGATGCCGATCAGCGCGATCGCCATCCCGAGCATCGCGAGGCGGTTGCCGCGGCGCGCGGTGGCCGGCGAGTTCAGCTCGTGAAGGCCGTAGATGAAGAGCGCGATGGCGACCAGATCGGCCAGGTCGATCCCGACGCTCACTTGCCGTCCTCCCGGCGACGGAACATCTGCAGCATTCGTTCGGTGACCGCGAAGCCGCCGAACACGTTGATCGCCCCAAGCGTGACCGCCGCGACCGCCAGCACCGTGAGCACCGGGCCGTGAGCGACGCCGTAGAGCTCCGCGGTGATGATGATCGCGCCGGCCAAGACGATGCCGTGGATCGCGTTGGTCGCCGACATCAGCGGCGTGTGCAGCGTCGTCGGCACCTTCGAGATCACCTCGAAGCCCACGAAGATGGCGAGCAGGAGGACGGTGAGCGGCGCGATGAGATGGGCGAGCTCGGTCATGTTTTCGCGCCGCCGATCAAGACGTTGCCGTCGCGCGCGATGACCGCGCCCTTAGCGACGTCGTCGTTCATGTCGACGTTCATTACACCGTCCTTGATCCACGGCGACAGCAACGCGTAGACGTTGCGTGAATACAGGCGGCTCGCGTCGGCCGGCATTGTGGCTGGCAGGTTCGTCGTACCGATTATCGTGACGCCGTTTGGCGACGTGACGATCTCGTCGGGCTTCGTGAGCGCGGAGTTTCCGCCGGCTTCGGCAGCGAGATCGACGATGACGCTGCCGGGCTTCATCGCGGCGACGGCCTGTTCCGTGATCAGCACCGGCGCCTTTCGCCCGGGCACGAGCGCAGTCGTGATCACCGCGTCGTTGGCGCCGATCTGCTCGACCATCCAGGCCCGCTGCCGGTCTTGCTGCTCGGGAGTCAGCTCCTTGGCATACCCGCCGGCTCCTTCGGCGTCGCCGCCGAGATCGAACTCCAGAAACGTAGCGCCAAGGGATTGAATCTGCTCTTTGACGGCGGCGCGCACGTCGTAAGCGCTGACCACGGCACCGAGCCGGCGCGCCGTCGCGATCGCTTGCAGTCCGGCGACGCCGGCGCCGAGCACGAGTACCTTCGCGGGCCGCACCGTTCCGGCGGCGGTCGTCAGCATCGGAAAGAATTTCGGCAACGCGGCCGCGGCAAGCAGCACGGCTTTGTATCCAGCGATGTTGCTCTGCGACGATAGCGCGTCCATCGACTGCGCGCGCGTGATGCGGGGAATCATCTCCATTGCGAGTGCGGTGAGCTTTCGCTCGGCGAGGCTCCGCGTGTACTCCGGATCGCCTAATGGGTCAAAGAAGCCGACCACGACGCTCCCCGGGCGCAGCGCGTTCAGCACGGCGTCCGCGGGGCGACCGACCGAGACGAGCACGTCGGCCTCGCGCGCCAGCGACTCCGCATCGTCGGCGAACGTGGCGCCCGCGGCCGCGTACAGGTCGTCGGGGAACGCCGCCGCCTCGCCGGTCCCGCGTTGCAGACGGACGTCCACGCCGGACTTGACGAATCGTGCCACCGTTTCGGGCACGAGCGCCACCCGGCGCTCCTTTAAGGCGCTCTCGCGCGGAACCGCGACGATCATAGGCCGTGCCTTACGATTCGCAAGCTGTGGCGCCCTTCGTGCGGTCGCTATTCGATGGCGACGGTGTTGGTCAGTCGGCCGATCTTCTCGATGTCGACCTCGAGCACGTCGCCGTCGCGCAGAAACTCGGGTGGAGTGCGCGCGAAGCCGACGCCCTCCGGTGTCCCGGTCGCGATCACGTCGCCGGGAAGCAGCGTCAGGCCTCGGGAGAGCTCCGCGATCAGGCGCGCGACCGGAAAGATCATCTTCGACGTGTTGCTGTGCTGCTTGCGCGTTGCGTTGACGAAGAGGCTCAGCTCGAGCGATTGGGGATCGCCGAGCTCCTCGGGTGTGACGATCCAGGGCCCGATCGGGCAGGTCTCGTCCAAGCTCTTTCCCTTGAACCACTGCCCGTGCCGGCGCTGGAGGTCGCGCGCCGTCACGTCGTTGAGCGCGGTGTAGCCGAAGACGACTGCGTGCGCGTCTTCTTCGGACACGTCCTTACAGCGCGCGCCGATCACGACGGCGAGCTCGGCCTCGAAATCGTATTCGCTCGACACGCGTGCGTCGAGATGGAGCGTGCTCTCTGGCGCCGCGACCGCGGTCGACGCCTTGGTGAAGAACGTGGGCGCCTCGGGAAGCCGCAGCTCGCGACCGCTGGCACGCGCGCCCTCACGGGCGTGCTCCAAGTAGTTGCGCCCCACGCAGAACACGTTGCGCGGCGGGCGGACCGGCGCGTCGAGCACGGTCCCGGCGAGCGGGACGAGAGCGTCGGGCGTGTGCCATGCGATGCGCTCGTGCGGCGCAAGCGCGATGTATTCGCGCAGCGTGTGCGTGCCGATTGCGCGGATCATCTCGCCCTCGAGGACGCCCGGCCGCGCAATACCGTCCGCCGACCGGTACGTCAGGAATCTCAAGGTCTACGGAGGCAGCGTTGCGCTCTTCGGGCTCGGAGACTGCTGCACGCCGCGGATCTGGTTCAGCGTAGGCAGTTTCGCATTTTGCTCCTGCTGCTTTTTCTGCTGCTCCTGATAGTATTTCGCTTGTTCTACCGCCTGTTTGTGGGCCAGGTTAATCATCACGGTGGCGGCGCCCGGCTGGTCTCCCCAGCTGCCGCCCGCGGAAATCAACGCGACGTGCCGCGAGACCTGTTGCGTCTTGGGATCGTAATCGTAGGTCACGCGGTAGAGTCCGACCTGCGCGGTTCCGTCCGGGCGGCGAATCCACATCTGCTCGGCGTTGCCGATCGTCTGTAGGTTGAACGTGCGCACAGAGCTCTGTTTGGTCGATTTCACGCGCACTACCTG
It encodes:
- a CDS encoding KamA family radical SAM protein, with translation MTIEAEIHHIKPPVAPEQFDYKNLKQGEFWRHIPAYADVDETTFLDHLWQQKKSVKTAEELLETIREVCTPEFYRDAEAGFRVAPMAVRVSPYAIALIDWNDPVDDPIRRQFIPLESTSLPDHPRLTLDSLHEQEDSPVPGLVHRYVDKALFLPLNVCPVYCRFCTRSYAIGPDTTYVDKIPLAKTPKQWNDAFAYIAERPELEDIVISGGDVYQLPPKNIELIGNALLDIPHVRRMRFATKGPAIMPMKLLTHTEWLDALTAIVDRGRAMGKEVVLHTHFNAPEEITWITQKAMRVLFERGIFTRNQSVLIRGVNDTRERMQLLVKRLGHVNVHPYYVYMHDMVKGVEELRTTIATAVDTEKYVRGSTAGFNTPTFVCDAPGGGGKRDVHSYEYYDRENGIAVYAAPSVKPGKAFVYFDPVDQLSPAAQARWAVREIQEQMIHDAVRSAGVGDEQLVLA
- a CDS encoding NAD(P)(+) transhydrogenase (Re/Si-specific) subunit beta; this encodes MSVGIDLADLVAIALFIYGLHELNSPATARRGNRLAMLGMAIALIGILARTGGVGWPAVALGIAIGGVVGIYAAIKVKMTAMPQMVALYNGAGGGAAALISTVQYFVARPAGTLDDVVAVSLVLSAIIGCISFAGSIIAFLKLQEVMTGRPLTYPGQQVVNAVVLLAILGLAVWFVATLGALPAWAFVALIVAALLLGVLFVLPIGGADMPVVISLLNSFTGVAVAITGFEINSTLLIICGALVGASGTILTVAMSRAMNRPLTNVLFGAFGAAGGTVVAASGGPQQIRATSADDVAVMLAYASKVIFVPGYGMAVAQAQHSVKALADQLEKRGVKVLYAIHPVAGRMPGHMNVLLAEANVPYNQLLDMEDVNPEFPTADVALVIGANDVTNPAARNVASSPIYGMPILDVDKASNVVVLKRSMRSGFAGIENPLYEMPNTSMLFGDAKASVDALAAAVKAL
- a CDS encoding L-erythro-3,5-diaminohexanoate dehydrogenase, coding for MKAPAKPHRLGTHRVLEPAGAMPQDAWRIDNTPVAAENELLCEVDALNIDSASFRQLCEACDFDARRIGERILEIVGERGKQHNPVTGSGGMFVGRVLEIGDALRDKIDVTTGDRIASLVSLTLTPLYLEAVDEVDVATGRVRVRGKAILFESGLWARLPRDIDESVALAVLDVAGAPAQVWRLCKPGQTVVVIGADGKSGLLSCAQAKARVGASGRVIGLVPDGSTVSAALLRSARLIDELVVADARRALATSSAVEAVAPGLADVVINCVNVPGTELASILCAKDGGTVYFFSMSTSFTAAALGAEGVALDVTMIIGNGYTKGHADMALQTLRDHPALRTYFEEKYRCHPEPVEG
- a CDS encoding efflux RND transporter permease subunit, which translates into the protein MIEFFLRRPLFAGVLSFIVLLAGLITIPTLPISQYPQISPPTVTVTSQYPGASAEMVTRSVTTPLEININGADGLQYMQSYSSANGTSQIVCTFALGTDPTTDQTNVQHGVDLTLAQLPTAVQNQGVTVQKSSGNITIAVAMLSTSSAVSDVAVSNYADLNVVEELKRVPGVGQVAVLGDRTYGMRIWVEPHKLQANNVSLDTLIGAIRQNNADVAPGAIGQPPTTGSQPFQIPIQINGRLQSVDEFKKIVIAAQPNGGFLRLGDLAQVQLGAQNYVTSARYNGQTSVVLAIQGQPTANSLQISQNVRATMARIAQHMPAGIAYTIAFDTSDFVRASIKEVIVTLLIAILLVVLVIFIFLQNWHSTLIPSITIPVSLIGTFAAMKLLGFSINTLTLFGLTLATGLVVDDAIVVLENIVRHIVDDKIDPFQATARAMREIGGAVVATSLVLMSVFVPVAFLPGTTGLLFQQFALTMAASIGISLFTAMTLAPVLTYKFVHGAEPTTNRFMQWFNLRLRALTTWYQGLVPRLIRRQRMMIAIFVGGLLLLGVMFKITPQGFLPNEDQSLLYVLVTLPIQSSMDQTTAAVKKLEGIMRSMPQVEAVTSGIGFGFANNGANQATMFVQLKPLSERHGVQNAALALQYNLYQKFSTIPGVKALPANPPAIPGLGSTGGFAIEIEDINNLGLPTLNKIGNTVLAQAQADPKLSQVRIPTTLVGTYLVTKFNRSKALAFGVSPQAFFDTINATTGSTFVNFFDYGTRSYQVVVQSTAKQRTTPADLSRIYVQNAAGAMMPASQFLETSMAQDNVAIMRFNEYNAYEIDGNPGTNASSGDALNAIQRLVIKNLPKGMGYEWTGIARQQVQSGPQTIAVFAMGLLFVFLVLVAQYESVSTPFVIMLAVPLALLGAIGAIYIRRIVELLMIVVHSKLAGHLVPIPTTSSDIYAQIGYVMLIGLAAKNAILIVEFANQLREQGMEAVEAVAHAAATRLRPILMTSIAFILGIIPLAFAHGDGAQSRISLGTAVMGGMVVSTIMNLAIVPVLYIVVIEITERNPRKREPTLPEDLPPPPMPIKPALS
- a CDS encoding Lrp/AsnC family transcriptional regulator, yielding MLTEELDDLDLRILDALQRNARSTFTELGALVGLKAPAVHDRVKRLEQRGYIRAYSAQLDANRLGLHLIAFVSCYTSPDCDYDDFTRRLSEMPEISEVHSVAGEESFLCKVVTRSTQHLDDLLARLKGTPGMARTRTTIVLGVPFDRGGVTVCWE
- a CDS encoding peptide ABC transporter substrate-binding protein, which gives rise to MPNILRRANNSTPHPFGATRALSAAVLLATLAAGCARPGGPGGSSVRFDLAADPRNLNPLFLNPDAASVEQQLARLAFAPFVDLDARGRPQPELLQTIPTLANGGLSADGRTIRYRLRRALEWSDGRPVTAADVLFTLHAILDPSNPVRSHEGYDLIDSAYAPDAHTVVFHLKRAWAPAVMTYFSYGFSPQFVLPEHVLASQSPLSRATFNSAPTVGDGPYRFVSWTRGEGLRYAANPLYWRGKPAVATLTIRTIPDPSTNLLLLRAGDLDWNLLAPAQVAVVRDDPRIAFVTVPTAVVAGLAFNTAHFPLDDVRVRRAIAMSIDREAISRKITLGLYPVTNVIQPQFSWAFDPSVQQPHYDPGAADHLLDAAGWRRGPDGVRRHGGQALRLVYVQFPETATGVRVATATQAGLRQRGVDVAIKAVSNAQLFLPNTGVLARGTFDLAYVPWTMGADPDDSSVLGCGAPSNYMRWCDPAVERLERAALSSVDAGARKRLYAQIGRIVAQQVPILYLFNADYVYAYRKRLLGFAPNAFLPTWNAYQWRIREAR
- a CDS encoding NAD(P) transhydrogenase subunit alpha; amino-acid sequence: MTELAHLIAPLTVLLLAIFVGFEVISKVPTTLHTPLMSATNAIHGIVLAGAIIITAELYGVAHGPVLTVLAVAAVTLGAINVFGGFAVTERMLQMFRRREDGK